Genomic segment of Synechococcus sp. A18-25c:
TTGAGCGGAGTCCCGGAGGCTTCAGCAACTCGGAGAATCTGCTGGTCGTTCGCCAGGATTGGAACCGTGACTTTCCGACCGTCAGAAAAGGTCGCAATCACTTCTCGGCGACCTGGAATCAACACCAAGTCTTGAACGGATCCTGAACTGATCTCCTTCAGAAGTGTGCTGTAACTCGGGGGAGGTTCAGGTCGAAACCTGGACAAGGGATTGCTCAGGCGCTCTTCAGAAGCGGCTTTGGATGCTGGAACACCCTGATCTAACTGGGTCGGCTGCTCTGGGCTCACACAGCTGCTGCGTTCCGCAAAGACTAGCGATTTGACGAGTGGGCTCTTGGAGGTAGATCATGGCTGTTTGGCAGAGATCCGCCCGCGATGGCCGTCCCGAAGAAGAAAACCTCGAAAAGCAAGCGCAACCAGCGCCATGCGGTGTGGAAGGCCAAAGCTGCCACCGCGGCACAGCGTGCTCTATCCATCGGTAAATCCGTGTTGAGCGGTCGCGCGCAAGGATTTGTTTATCCCGTCGCTGAAGCTGACGAAGCCGACAGCTGATCCTTTCTTCGGTGGATCTTTTCAACACTTCGGGAGTTGCTGAGATCCACCACCACATTGGCTTGGTCAAGTTGCTGCAACCAGGAAGAGGGCAGAGCTTTTTGCACCATGCGGTTGAAATCAGAGAGATCACCTGAGCTGTAATCGACTCCGCTTTGGCGTCTCAGCGTGATGAGTTGCTCTTCTTTCCATCGTGATGACGCATCCGTTCGTGATGATCGGAGATGCCAGAGGTCATCGAGTTGGGCCCAGATGGTCGAGTAGTGGTGCAACGCATCGATCGCTTGCGGTCTCCAAACTCGTTCAGTTTCTGAAAGACCTTGATCCTCCAGTTGCGCTGGTGTCTTGTGAGCGGCAACACCAAGAAACCAACCTTCAAGCAACACAACATCCGCTTCAGCAGTCGTGGAGCCTCTGCGATCACCGCGTCCTTGACGCAACGCTTTATCAAATCGTGGCGCTGAGATCACGCTAGATCGACGCCATTCACGCAGAGCATCGTCCATGGTGATGAGGTCATGACTTCCAGGAAGGGCCCGAGGAACCCGCCATGGATTTCCTGCCATGCTTCGTTCGAGAGCCTCTGCAGGCCAATAGAAGTCATCAAGCGAAAGGTGTTCCACACGCCAGCCCAGGCGTTGCGATGCAGTCTTTGCCCAGCTGCACAGCGTCGATTTTCCACAGCCGGGCAAGGCACTCACACCCAACAGGGTGGGACGCCCTGAATGAACAGCGTGTTCAATCCTGCTCAGGAGCGGCAGAGCGAGGAAAGCCACCCATGAATCATCCACGGGAACAGGCCATGCCTCCCGCGCCAATGACAAACCGCCCAGCGCCTGCCACCGATCACCCCAGGCATGAATCGAAGACGACCCCAGTGAATTGACAAACGTCTCAAATCCCTCAGGGGCTGGATGCGGCAGCCAGGGAATCGGTTGATTAAGACCCAAGCTTGAACGCCTCCAAGACGACGGCGTACACAGTTCCAATTCGGAGGTTATCCAAAGCAAGCCAAGACAACGGCCAAGGTTCTTGTTTGACGTTGCTTCTGAGCCTCACCATCACTTCGAGGATGACCACCATGCCCAACACCGCAAAAGGTCGATTGTCACCAGTGCGTTGAAACCAAAGCATGGTCACATTGCTCCCGATGATGAAACCGAACAGCAACGCCAAAACACCCACACTTCGCCGCCGCCACGGACCCACCAGGGCCTGAGCCATATGGACTCCGACCCGTCTTTGCAATTGCTCATAGCGGGTGATCTGAACCGTCATCGAAGCGGAAGTGAGAGCAGCAATTGCAGGTACTCCAGCGTGATCCTGCCTTGAGCACAAGTGGGGCCGTGATGGACGGTCGGGGCTTGCTCACCTCCGAGATGGTCAACAACACATTGCGCACATTCAGAAAACAGCTGCCAATCGTGATCCCAGGCCGAAGGGGTGATCAGACATCGAAGATTTGCGCTGCGAGCCGATTGCAGGCCAGCTGCTGAATCCTCAAGGGCCAAGGCATGGTCGGAAGACACGCCACAGAATTCCAGAGCGCGCAGATAGGGATCAGGGTTTGGTTTGTGGCGCTCGACATCATCGGCGGTGACCATGCCCTGGAAGACATCCCGCAAGTCTGTTCTCAGCGAGCGCAGCAGCGCCTCGACGGAAGCTTTCCCGCTGCTTGTCACGATCCACTGCTGCACGCCAGACGCGCTGAGCTCCTCGAGAAGATCTTGAACTCCTGGTCTGAGCTGGACACCCCCCGATGCCACCACATCGAGGTAGTGACGTTGTTTGATCACCCTCAATCGATCGAGCAGATCGGCATCCAGGCTTTGTCCCAGCCGCTCGCTGTAATGCTGCATCCGTTGTCGACCGCCTGGAATGGACAGCAGATCGGTGTAGAGACTCTCGTCCCAGATCCAATTCAGCCCGCAGTCCTTGAACGCACGGTTGTAAGCCAGGCGGTGACCGGTCAGTTCCGTATCCGCAAGAGTCCCGTCCACATCCCAAAACACGGCTTGCAGGCAGGGCATGGCAACGGAACGAACCAATCTCAAGCTTGGTTGATCTCAACTCTGTGTTGAGGCACCACAATGCAGCCAACGATCGTGCGCAATCAGATTGGCTGGCCAGAGGGAACAGCAATGGCAACTTCCCGAGCCGATCGAGGGAGACCCTCTGCATCCGGTGGACCTACCACCAGCACTCAAAGCTGTTCTGTTCCGAAGAGGACTCCAAACCAGCGCGGACCTAAATGCGTTGCTGAGTGACCAGCCGCTTCCGGCTGCTCATGAGCACTTTCCAGAGTTGCAAGCAGCGATTGAGCGTCTGACAACGGCTTGTCATGACCATGAGGCGATCGCGATCTGCGGCGATTACGACGCCGATGGCATGACCAGCACCGCGCTGCTAATGCGGGCCTTCGCGGCGATGGGCGCCGCTCCCCAAGCCGCCATTCCCAGTCGCATGGCCGATGGTTACGGGCTGAATCCTGGGATGGTGGATGCGTTGCACTCAGCGGGGGTGCGTCTGCTCGTCACTGTCGACAACGGTGTGGCAGCTCATGAGGCGCTCGCCAGAGCCGAAGAACTCAACATTGCCGTGATCCTGACCGATCACCACACATTGCCCGCATCGCGACCCAAAGCCCTGGCGCTGATTCATCCAGCCACAACGCCCGAAGGATCTCCGTACGCAGGCCTTGCAGGGGTGGGACTGGCCTATGTGCTGGCTCGAGAACTCGCCGCCGCAATGAATAAGCCTGAGGCGATCAGAACGGCACGTGATCTGTTTTGCATTGGAACCGTTGCGGACATGGCTCCGCTCACAGGCGCCAATCGCGTCCTCCTCAAAGATGGACTGAAACACCTTCACCGCAGTCGCTGTGCCGGCGTTCAAGCGCTTCAGCAGCTCGCCGGTCTTGGCGATCGGCCACTCCGAGCAGATGACATTGGCTTTCAACTAGCGCCCAGGATCAATGCGGTTGGACGCATCGGCGAACCATCGCTTGTCGTTGATCTGCTGACGGCGGATGATCCCAATCATGCCTTTGAACTGGGGCGTCGCTGCGATGTTTTGAATCGACAGCGCCGGGAGCTGTGTGACGCCATCGAAGCGGAGGCGATTGCCCTGCTGGACAGTGATCCATCCCCCTTACCGGCATTTTTACTCTTGGCTCAGAGTCATTGGCACCACGGAGTCATCGGCATCGTTGCGGCTCGCTTGGTGGAGCGCTACCAACGCCCGGCGGCTCTCCTGGCCAGCGATTCCGATGGACTGATGCGGGCCTCGGTCCGAGCGCCGGAGGGCTTTGCGGTTGATCAAGCGCTTCAACACTGCACCGCACTGCTGGAACGCCATGGAGGCCACCCGGCTGCAGGAGGATTCACGGTGCGAATCAGTGCTGTCAGCGCCCTACACGAGGCGCTCAATGGTCTGGCGGAGGATTGGCTCAGGCATCGCGGTGACGCACTGCTTGTGGAGCCTGAGGCCCTGCTGGAACTTCAGCAGATCAACCACGCGTTTTGGAAGGATCTCCAACAACTGGAGCCATTTGGTGCTGGTCACCCCAAACCGTTGTTCTGGGCAAGAGGTTGCCGCGTTGCTGACCAGCAAGCCCTACGCGGCGGTCACCTGCGTTTGACCCTTGAACAAAACAATGTCGAACGACAGGCCATCATCTGGCGCTGGCCTGATCATGCCGTTCTTCCACAAACAGTAGATGTGGCCTTCCATCTCACGCAGAACCATTGGCGTGGCGAGACCCGATTCCAGTTGGAAGTCAAATCCTTGCGTGCTCATCACAACGTGATGGAGTTGCATCGCCCCCAGGGCCGATACCGGGTTGAACGCTTTGAGCCCGATGGCCTCAAGCTTGTCAATCCAAGCGGACAAGTTCTGGTCTGCCGGGTCAGTCAGGAGGGTGTGCTGGACAGCGACGACAGCCGTGCAGAACACCCTTACGTTGCGGGTCTGTTGAAGGAGGCCTGCGTGGGCCTCGGCTTGCGCCCATGAGTCCGGACACACGCCATGAATCCGTTCTGATTCCAGGAACGCTTCCTTATCAGGGACGTCTCCAAGGCGTTGTCAGGCATTTCTTCGGGCTGGTGATTGTTGGCGTTCTGATCGGCCTGGCCTGCCTGCCTCTGAATTTGGTTGATCGTGTTCAAGAAAAGCTCTACGCCTTCTTACCGACCACAGCGACGATCGGCTGGGGATGGCAAGGGCTTCTCATTGCGCTGATGCCTTTGCTGGTGATGCCGGTTTTGCTGCTTCTGCAGCGAGGACCCTGGCAAGCAGGCGCAGGATCGGGCATTCCATCCACCATGAATTCCCTTGAAGATCCTGCTCGTCTTCCGAAAGCGATGGCTGCGGCTGGAACCGTTCAACGTGGTGTGCTGTGGTCAATCGCCACGGTGGCGATGTTCCCACTGGGACGCGAGGGCCCCGTTGTTCAGTTCGGAGCTGCCGTGGCTCGAGCCTGCCATCGTCGATTCGGCGCCTGGTTGCCATCACTCAGCGAGCGTCAAATGGTGGCAATCGGCGGAGGAGCAGGACTCGCCGGTGGATTCAATACACCGCTGCTGGGAGCCGTTTTCATGCTGGAGGAACTGACGGCTGATTACGCCATCGTCACGATCTGGCCAGCCTTGGTAATCAGCGTGGCAGCCGCTGGTTTTTCCAACATTGGTGGTGAACCCATGTTTGGCCTAGGAGTGCTCAACATCGCTGCACCTGAAGCGGAACAACTGCTGATGGCCATCCCGATCGGGATTGTATGTGGCCTGATCGGCGGTTTGTTCAACAAAGGCCTGGTGTTGCTGACAAGGCGTCTTGCACCGCTGGTCCGTCAACGCCCTCTTCAAACAGGGCTCTGCCTTGGAGCCGGATTGAGTCTTTTGGCCCTCCTGAGCTGGGGCACCTCGACATCCGACGGTGAGGCGCTGGTGCGTCAATTGATCGATCAAGGCATGCCGAATGCCTTTTCCGATGATCAAAAGCTGGTCAGCGGCGTGACATCCCTTTGGATCACCGTTGTTCGGGTGGTTGGACCGATGCTGGCTCTCAGCCCAGGTGTGCCAGGAGGACTGATCGATCCATCACTGACATTCGGAGCCGTTCTTGGGTACACAATCTGCGCCGTAGTCGGTGTGAGCACTCAGCTCGGCATCGGCCTGGGTCTGGCTGCAGGACTGTCGGGAGCCACACAACTTCCTTTGGTCTCGATCATTTTTTCCTGGAGGCTTGCCGGAGACCAACAGCTGTTTGCAGGTGTGGTCTTGGCCGCTGTGCTGGCCGCTTACACCGGACGCCTGGTGTGCAGGGATCCGGTGTATCACGGTCTTAGCAAGCTTCAGAGCGCGCCGCGCTTGTAGAACAGAATGAAGATCACTGCCGGACCGGCAAGTGTGATCAGGGCCAGCGCCGCGAAGTTGGCGATCAGGTGGAAATCAAGACCCATGGATGGAAAGCGGATGAGCGGCATGATGCTTGGTCAAGGCTACGGGTCTTCAAGCCCAGGTGGCTGGATCCGTGCCGTCCACTGTGATGGCTTGTCACAGCCAACACCCGTTTTGCTGAAGATCGAGGCTGTGTCATGACACGACCAACTTCCACTTGGTCGTGCATGAACCATTGCGGAGCGTGTTGCCGTCTGGCCCCAGAAGAGCGGCCTGAGGCTCTTGCAGCCTTAAGTCCCGAGCAGCGGGAGTTGTATCTGAGCATGGTTGGCCCCGATGGATGGTGCCTTCATTTCGATACAGGATCCCGGCGTTGTCGGATCTATGAGAAGCGACCTGATTTCTGTCGCGTCGATAGCCTTTGCAGCTTGTTTGGTATCGACGATGCGCATGCTGATGCATTTGCGATCAGCTGCTGCCGACAGCAAATTCGCTCAGTGCACGGCGGCCGCAGCCGGGAACTGCGTAAGTTCGAACGCCAGATCCGATCTCCGCGAACCGTGCGATGACTGAAGCCGGTAATTCCCAACGTCCAGGCTTTTCAGCGATTCTGGTGACGACGTTCACCACGGTCTTTCTCGCAGAACTCGGTGACAAAACACAGCTGGCAACTCTGTTGCTGTCAGCACAATCCGGTGAGCCCTGGCTGGTGTTTGGAGGGGCAGCTCTCGCCTTGATTTGTTCCAGCCTGGTTGGCGTTCTGGTTGGACGCTGGCTGTCCAAGGTGATTCCACCGGAACGGCTGGAACAGATGGCAGGTCTACTGATGGTGGGATTGGGACTGTGGCTTGGTTCGCAAGCGTTGCAGTCACTCCTCAAGGCATCAGCAGCCTGATGGCACCCGAATCATCACTCTCGTCCTCCACCATTCCCCAATGAATTTTGCGCTGCTGATCTCCACATTCGTCACGGTGTTTCTGGCGGAACTCGGAGACAAAACACAGTTGGCAACCGTTGCCATCAGCGGCACATCAGACCGTCCGCTGGCGGTGTTCATTGGTTCGTCGAGTGCTCTTGTTCTGGCGAGCCTGATTGGTGCCTTAGCCGGGGGATCCCTCTCAACGGTGGTGCCTGCTGATTGGCTGCAATTTGCAGCATCCCTCGGTTTCTTGATCATTGGCATCAAGCTGCTCTGGCCGATGCTGAGTGGTAATGGCTCATTGGCATCACCGGAAGAGTGAGGCTCTCTGGTTCACTTCCACCGGCCCGTAAACTGATTAGATCGTGAGACAGCGCGGTCCTTCGCTGCACGCGCTCGAACGATCCCCCCTCCCGGTCCTGAAGACCGGTTTTCATTTCCGTTCCGATGAAATTCACGGTCGCCGATCTGCTCGACCAGGTTCCTGCTGAGGGAAGTCTGGACAAAGCCAAGCTCGAGAAGATTCTGCGCCTGACCAACCGTTCAGAAAAACAAACCCTTGATTTGGCTCTCCATGGGTTGGATCGCCTCGGAATTCTGAACGTTGATCAGGAGGGAGGGGTCAGTCGCGGCGATTCCGATGACCTCGTCGAAGCGAGACTGCGCTGCAGCAGCAAAGGGTTTTGCTTTGCGATCCGCGACGACGGTGGTGATGACATTTATATTCGCGACCATCAGTTAAACCATGCCTGGAACGGCGATCGTGTGCTCGTGCGTTTGACGCGAGAAGGAGGTCGACGCCGTTCGCCCGAGGGTGGTGTTCAGTGCATCCTCGAGCGCTCCACGACAAGCCTCTTGGCTTCTGTGGAACAACAGGATGATCGTTTGATCGCGGTTCCTCTCGATGATCGCCTGCTTGCGTCAATCGAGTTGTCATCAGATGACGCCTCCCATGCCGACAGCGAGAAGGGGCCTTCCGTTGCTGAAGTAGTGCTCGACCGCTACCCGGTTGCCCAGTTCCCTGCACGCGGTCATGTTGCGCGATCTCTGCCCCTCGACGGAGGCCATGAGGTCGATCGCGAGCTGATGCTCACCAAGGCCAACCTTCACCAGCGTCCCGCTCCACCTAGGGCCAGCCTGAAAGCGCCATCAGCGAAAAAGCGGGTCAATCTCATCGAGCAACCCGCTCTGTTGTTGCGTGGCTGGACTGCTGATGATGCTCCGTGTCTGCCGGCCATTCACGTCACTCCCCATAACGGTGGAACCCGACTTTGGATTCACGCGCCTGCGCTCGCTGAACGTCTCACGCCGGGCAACAACCTCGATCAATGGCTGATGAATCAGTCGGAATCCGTTTGTCTCGGTGATCAGTGGTTGCCCTTGCTGAGTTCGCCATTGATCAAAGCCAGCAGCTTCAACGTGGGCGAAGAGCAGGATGCGGTTTCACTGCGTCTTGATCTGGGAAGCGATGGTGATTGGCGGGATTGGGAATTCTGTTTGAGCAGGATCAAACCGATCGCCGAAGTGGGTGGGAAAGCACTGCAAGCACTGGATGGCCGAAAACCAAAGTCACGTGCAATCCCAGCAGCACTCAAATCGTTCAAAGACCAGATCGGTCAACTGGAAACTGTGGTGTTCTGTGCCCGCACACTGCATCAGGCTGAGCGGGTTGAAGGGAGGATCGAACTTGATCTCCAGCCCCCACAGATCAATCGTCTCGCGGATCTGAATTCGATCTCACCAGACGGTGACGGTCAGCGTTGGACCACACCTTTGAATCCAGCCTGTGCTCACTCCTTGCTGTCGGTCTTCATTCGTCAGGCTCACCGCGTTTGGGAAGACCATCGTCGATCACTGGGGCTTCCGGCGATTGTTCTTGACGCTGCTCAGCCCGAGGAGTCGGCACTGAATGATGTCGCTAAGGCTGCCATCGCACTCGAGGTCCCCCTTGAGTTGGATGAGGACGGAGCACCATCAGCATGCGAACTTGCCACTGCATTGTCAGGGCTTGACTCAAGCAGAGTGCTCAGCCTTCAGTTGCGTCAGGCTCTTCCGGAGAGCTCTTACTCACTGGCTTGCGAAACCAGTGTCGAGAGCTCGGCTGATCTGGATATCAGCTCCTTATCAACCAAACCGGAAGCCTCCGAAGACGATCCTGGAACCAGCGGTGAGCTGGTTGCAACAACCGCCGTGACCAACGCGATAGACCGGCTGACACCTCAGGTACCTTGGTGTTGCCCAACTCTGCATCAGGCTGATCTGATCAATCAGCACGTGCTCTGCCAACTTCTGAACGAAGGCAAAGACAGACCGACCGTTCGTCAAAAGGAAAAAGCTCAACTGGGGCATCGCGGCGCTGCTTCAACGGTTGACTGGCCCTTGTTCACCCCGTCTCAGGAACAAAAACTGTTGGATGTGTTGCGGGAGCGCACCGTGCAACGCTTAAACGCTCGTCGTCGCCAGGTTCATGATCTCAAGCGTGACGTGGTTGCCATGGCCAAGGCCCGAAGCGCCGAACCGATGATCGATCAGGTGCAGGCCGGAATCATCAGTGGAGTTCAGAGCTATGGCTTTTTCGTTGAGATACCGCCATCCATGGTGGAAGGACTCGTGCATGTCAGCTCCCTGAACGACGACTGGTATGAATACCGATCGAGACAAAACCGACTGGTGGGCCGTCGCAGCCGGCGTGTGTATCAACTCGGTGATCCCGTGGATGTGAAGGTGCTCAAAGTGGATGTATTGAGGAATCAGATTGACCTTGAGGTGGTTCCTTCTGAGACCCCAGCAGAGGCTGAGGCACTTCCTGTGGCCGTCAGCGAGGAATGAATCCTTATGTGATCGGGATCAGCGGTGCGTCTGCTCAGCAGCTTGCTGAGCGAACGCTTGAGTGGTTGATGCGCCGAGACCGCACGGTGCACGTCATCATGAGCCGCGGTGCTCATGAGGTGTGGCGTGCTGAGCGGTCGATTGCCGTTCCCGTAGATCCCAAACTTCAAGAGCAATTCTGGATAGACCGATTTCAAATCGACACCGGAACCCTGATCTGCCATCGATGGGACGATCAGTCGGCGGTTGTTGCCAGCGGCAGTGTGGCCACCAGTGGAATGGTTGTGGTTCCGTGCTCGATGGGAACAGTCGGCCGACTGGCGGCTGGACTGGCGGGTGATCTTCTCGAACGCTGTGCTGACGTGCATCTCAAGGAAGGTCGCCCGCTCGTGATCGCACCCAGGGAAATGCCCTGGAATTTGCTTCACTTGCGCAACCTCACGACCCTTGCAGAGGCCGGTGCCAGGATTGCTCCACCGATTCCTGCCTGGTACACCCAACCAAACAGCATTGATGACATGCTCGATTTCCTAGTGATGCGGTTGTTCGACTCACTGGGTGAATCCCTTACGGATCAACAACGTTGGCAGGGTCCTCGCCGATGACACCTCTCCAACGTCTTCTGCTGATCCCCTGCCTGTCCCCTCTGCTGCTCACGCTGCTGGTTGGTGGACTGAATCTGGGTAAATCAGGCAATCTTCGGATCCTCACCTGGGAGCTGCCTGCTTTGCCCATTGGTGTGTGGATGACCGTTGCCGCGACCACGGGCGCCGTGCTTGGTTCAGGCGGTGCACTGACGGCCGTCTCTGGTGCGAGTCGACGTCCATTGCAGCGTGAAGTCCGCCGTCCCTATGGAGCAGCGCCAGAAACGGCCCCCCAGGGAGAGGAACGCCAACCCTTTGAGGAACCAACCACAGTTCTTTGGCCCGAAAGAGATGTGCGTGAACCAGCACCCACTGTGTCGGTTCCTTTCCGTGTCATCCGCACTGGAACGAGCGGCCCCAATCACAGCACCGCCAACTCGAAGGCAGCGTCGAATGACGCCAACGCTCAAGCGGTCAGCAAGACCATGGACCTCGATGACTGGGATCGACCTCTGTCCGATGAATGGTGAAGTTGGTGAGGAGCACCCGAGGATGACTACAGTCCGGCCAGCGATCGACGTCCGGTGAGCGAAACCCCCGAGAAATCTGCCAAGGCAAGCAAATCATCTCAAGCAGCCCAGCCTGCCGCGACTGACAAAGCCAATCAGGCAGCCAAACCTGCAAAACCAGCACCGAAGCCCAAACCAGAGGACAAACCCTTCTCGGCGTTTATCAACGACGATCTTCTTCCTGCTTTGCAGCGATCACTCTCAGAGCGCAATCAAACCCCGATCACCCTGGAGCTGGTCGAAGGAGACCGTCCCGTTGTCGGCGGAAATTGCTGGATGATCCAGGCCGTGCTTCCGTCCGACCGCCGGTTCTGGCTGTGCTTTGAAACCGACTCCATTACCTCGGGGAAAACCATTGCCCTGGCTGAGACCGGAAGTGATCCCAGTCTGCTGGAGTCTTTCTTGATCGACGAAAAACGAATCAACCTGGCACTGCTTGAGTCGAGATTGCTGCAGCGCCTTAACGGACAAAAGTGGTTTGGAGGCAACTGAACAGCTGCGTTACAGCAGTCCCAAAGCAGCCACCGAGGCACTTACGATGTTCTGCAAGACACGCTAGATCCGATGGTGCCTCCCACTGCCGTCACTGACGCGAAACCCGCAGACTCAGCCGTCGCAGTGAAGGACCCGGTCAAGGACACAATCCTCACCCCCCGCTTCTACACAACTGATTTCGAAGCGATGGCCGCGATGGACCTCCGTCCGAACGAAGCGGAACTGGAAGCCATCTGCGAGGAATTCCGCAAGGACTACAACCGCCACCACTTCGTTCGCAACGACGAATTTGAAGGCGCAGCTGACAAGCTCGACCCAGACACACGCCGTGTGTTTGTTGAGTTTCTTGAGCAAAGCTGCACATCGGAATTTTCAGGCTTTTTGCTTTACAAGGAGCTGAGTCGCCGGATTAAAAACACCAACCCTCTGCTGGCCGAGTGTTTTGCCCATATGGCCCGTGACGAAGCTCGTCACGCAGGCTTTCTGAATAAGTCCATGAGTGATTTTGGGCTTCAGCTCGATCTCGGTTTCTTAACTGCCAATAAGAAGTACACCTTCTTCAAACCGAAGTTCATCTTCTACGCAACCTACCTGTCGGA
This window contains:
- the rpmF gene encoding 50S ribosomal protein L32, which codes for MAVPKKKTSKSKRNQRHAVWKAKAATAAQRALSIGKSVLSGRAQGFVYPVAEADEADS
- a CDS encoding kinase translates to MGLNQPIPWLPHPAPEGFETFVNSLGSSSIHAWGDRWQALGGLSLAREAWPVPVDDSWVAFLALPLLSRIEHAVHSGRPTLLGVSALPGCGKSTLCSWAKTASQRLGWRVEHLSLDDFYWPAEALERSMAGNPWRVPRALPGSHDLITMDDALREWRRSSVISAPRFDKALRQGRGDRRGSTTAEADVVLLEGWFLGVAAHKTPAQLEDQGLSETERVWRPQAIDALHHYSTIWAQLDDLWHLRSSRTDASSRWKEEQLITLRRQSGVDYSSGDLSDFNRMVQKALPSSWLQQLDQANVVVDLSNSRSVEKIHRRKDQLSASSASATG
- a CDS encoding DUF565 domain-containing protein, which translates into the protein MTVQITRYEQLQRRVGVHMAQALVGPWRRRSVGVLALLFGFIIGSNVTMLWFQRTGDNRPFAVLGMVVILEVMVRLRSNVKQEPWPLSWLALDNLRIGTVYAVVLEAFKLGS
- a CDS encoding HAD-IA family hydrolase, translating into MPCLQAVFWDVDGTLADTELTGHRLAYNRAFKDCGLNWIWDESLYTDLLSIPGGRQRMQHYSERLGQSLDADLLDRLRVIKQRHYLDVVASGGVQLRPGVQDLLEELSASGVQQWIVTSSGKASVEALLRSLRTDLRDVFQGMVTADDVERHKPNPDPYLRALEFCGVSSDHALALEDSAAGLQSARSANLRCLITPSAWDHDWQLFSECAQCVVDHLGGEQAPTVHHGPTCAQGRITLEYLQLLLSLPLR
- the recJ gene encoding single-stranded-DNA-specific exonuclease RecJ, with translation MAGQREQQWQLPEPIEGDPLHPVDLPPALKAVLFRRGLQTSADLNALLSDQPLPAAHEHFPELQAAIERLTTACHDHEAIAICGDYDADGMTSTALLMRAFAAMGAAPQAAIPSRMADGYGLNPGMVDALHSAGVRLLVTVDNGVAAHEALARAEELNIAVILTDHHTLPASRPKALALIHPATTPEGSPYAGLAGVGLAYVLARELAAAMNKPEAIRTARDLFCIGTVADMAPLTGANRVLLKDGLKHLHRSRCAGVQALQQLAGLGDRPLRADDIGFQLAPRINAVGRIGEPSLVVDLLTADDPNHAFELGRRCDVLNRQRRELCDAIEAEAIALLDSDPSPLPAFLLLAQSHWHHGVIGIVAARLVERYQRPAALLASDSDGLMRASVRAPEGFAVDQALQHCTALLERHGGHPAAGGFTVRISAVSALHEALNGLAEDWLRHRGDALLVEPEALLELQQINHAFWKDLQQLEPFGAGHPKPLFWARGCRVADQQALRGGHLRLTLEQNNVERQAIIWRWPDHAVLPQTVDVAFHLTQNHWRGETRFQLEVKSLRAHHNVMELHRPQGRYRVERFEPDGLKLVNPSGQVLVCRVSQEGVLDSDDSRAEHPYVAGLLKEACVGLGLRP
- a CDS encoding chloride channel protein, with translation MSPDTRHESVLIPGTLPYQGRLQGVVRHFFGLVIVGVLIGLACLPLNLVDRVQEKLYAFLPTTATIGWGWQGLLIALMPLLVMPVLLLLQRGPWQAGAGSGIPSTMNSLEDPARLPKAMAAAGTVQRGVLWSIATVAMFPLGREGPVVQFGAAVARACHRRFGAWLPSLSERQMVAIGGGAGLAGGFNTPLLGAVFMLEELTADYAIVTIWPALVISVAAAGFSNIGGEPMFGLGVLNIAAPEAEQLLMAIPIGIVCGLIGGLFNKGLVLLTRRLAPLVRQRPLQTGLCLGAGLSLLALLSWGTSTSDGEALVRQLIDQGMPNAFSDDQKLVSGVTSLWITVVRVVGPMLALSPGVPGGLIDPSLTFGAVLGYTICAVVGVSTQLGIGLGLAAGLSGATQLPLVSIIFSWRLAGDQQLFAGVVLAAVLAAYTGRLVCRDPVYHGLSKLQSAPRL
- the psb30 gene encoding photosystem II reaction center protein Ycf12/Psb30; the encoded protein is MPLIRFPSMGLDFHLIANFAALALITLAGPAVIFILFYKRGAL
- a CDS encoding YkgJ family cysteine cluster protein — protein: MTRPTSTWSCMNHCGACCRLAPEERPEALAALSPEQRELYLSMVGPDGWCLHFDTGSRRCRIYEKRPDFCRVDSLCSLFGIDDAHADAFAISCCRQQIRSVHGGRSRELRKFERQIRSPRTVR
- a CDS encoding TMEM165/GDT1 family protein → MTEAGNSQRPGFSAILVTTFTTVFLAELGDKTQLATLLLSAQSGEPWLVFGGAALALICSSLVGVLVGRWLSKVIPPERLEQMAGLLMVGLGLWLGSQALQSLLKASAA
- a CDS encoding TMEM165/GDT1 family protein, which codes for MNFALLISTFVTVFLAELGDKTQLATVAISGTSDRPLAVFIGSSSALVLASLIGALAGGSLSTVVPADWLQFAASLGFLIIGIKLLWPMLSGNGSLASPEE
- a CDS encoding RNB domain-containing ribonuclease is translated as MKFTVADLLDQVPAEGSLDKAKLEKILRLTNRSEKQTLDLALHGLDRLGILNVDQEGGVSRGDSDDLVEARLRCSSKGFCFAIRDDGGDDIYIRDHQLNHAWNGDRVLVRLTREGGRRRSPEGGVQCILERSTTSLLASVEQQDDRLIAVPLDDRLLASIELSSDDASHADSEKGPSVAEVVLDRYPVAQFPARGHVARSLPLDGGHEVDRELMLTKANLHQRPAPPRASLKAPSAKKRVNLIEQPALLLRGWTADDAPCLPAIHVTPHNGGTRLWIHAPALAERLTPGNNLDQWLMNQSESVCLGDQWLPLLSSPLIKASSFNVGEEQDAVSLRLDLGSDGDWRDWEFCLSRIKPIAEVGGKALQALDGRKPKSRAIPAALKSFKDQIGQLETVVFCARTLHQAERVEGRIELDLQPPQINRLADLNSISPDGDGQRWTTPLNPACAHSLLSVFIRQAHRVWEDHRRSLGLPAIVLDAAQPEESALNDVAKAAIALEVPLELDEDGAPSACELATALSGLDSSRVLSLQLRQALPESSYSLACETSVESSADLDISSLSTKPEASEDDPGTSGELVATTAVTNAIDRLTPQVPWCCPTLHQADLINQHVLCQLLNEGKDRPTVRQKEKAQLGHRGAASTVDWPLFTPSQEQKLLDVLRERTVQRLNARRRQVHDLKRDVVAMAKARSAEPMIDQVQAGIISGVQSYGFFVEIPPSMVEGLVHVSSLNDDWYEYRSRQNRLVGRRSRRVYQLGDPVDVKVLKVDVLRNQIDLEVVPSETPAEAEALPVAVSEE
- a CDS encoding flavin prenyltransferase UbiX; this translates as MNPYVIGISGASAQQLAERTLEWLMRRDRTVHVIMSRGAHEVWRAERSIAVPVDPKLQEQFWIDRFQIDTGTLICHRWDDQSAVVASGSVATSGMVVVPCSMGTVGRLAAGLAGDLLERCADVHLKEGRPLVIAPREMPWNLLHLRNLTTLAEAGARIAPPIPAWYTQPNSIDDMLDFLVMRLFDSLGESLTDQQRWQGPRR